The following are encoded in a window of Actinomyces oris genomic DNA:
- a CDS encoding ABC-2 transporter permease — MNDLMTTDRRERPAEAAAVAEVPAGATMRGAAGGPGRVGRVLLLVRLHFLSMRGPLPSLLGLLLIVGAAGIVFGSTAPVSGFLAGTALVGGLSGVMAERSGINRLLASLPVSRADVVNSYWALAMLHLLAASVLYAAIGLPLGVHPGKLLVFPLVLITGQALGIPVFLHFGPGRGLLVWAVSILVASILAIGALGLLVSSVGPIWDLPAGTTTGGGLLLALGAGALIGLWVLSHYLYLKQDQ, encoded by the coding sequence GTGAATGACCTCATGACCACGGATCGACGTGAGCGCCCCGCCGAGGCAGCCGCAGTGGCCGAGGTGCCGGCCGGCGCGACGATGAGGGGTGCCGCGGGCGGGCCCGGACGGGTCGGCCGGGTGCTCTTGCTGGTGCGGTTGCACTTCCTGAGCATGCGGGGTCCTCTGCCCTCTCTCCTCGGCCTTCTCCTCATCGTTGGCGCCGCCGGCATCGTCTTCGGCAGTACTGCCCCGGTCAGCGGATTCCTTGCGGGGACCGCCCTGGTCGGGGGCCTCTCGGGAGTGATGGCCGAGCGCTCCGGCATCAACCGTCTGCTGGCCTCCCTGCCCGTCTCCCGGGCCGACGTCGTCAACTCCTACTGGGCGCTCGCGATGCTGCATCTCCTGGCCGCCTCGGTCCTCTATGCGGCCATAGGCCTGCCTCTGGGCGTGCACCCGGGGAAGCTGCTCGTTTTTCCCCTCGTCCTCATCACGGGGCAGGCCCTGGGAATTCCCGTGTTCCTGCACTTCGGGCCTGGGCGCGGTCTGCTCGTCTGGGCGGTTTCGATCCTTGTCGCTTCGATCCTTGCCATCGGGGCTCTGGGCCTGCTGGTATCCAGCGTCGGGCCGATCTGGGACCTCCCTGCGGGGACGACGACGGGAGGCGGCCTGCTCCTGGCCCTGGGGGCCGGCGCCCTCATCGGCCTGTGGGTGTTGAGCCACTACCTCTACCTCAAGCAGGACCAGTGA
- a CDS encoding ABC-2 transporter permease, translating into MSATMMETTTGVAPDGCRGSGATAPTGPAGPEGSGETALAGVGAVLRLDLIVLRRRGPLLLLPLALALFIAMDVLAGRLQTTVMAGVALGLCAQYAQGAVESAHHMERLYGALPLRRSELVGARWVEGVALALLSGLVCVLVAALTGDWGGLMAGMVVICLSAALGLPLFLCLAPERALWVWGLCLGAGAGALYGGTPLLAGPVAEVLREPAPAVLAALACPALLGASLVVALRWYGRQDH; encoded by the coding sequence GTGAGCGCCACGATGATGGAGACGACGACGGGGGTGGCGCCGGATGGCTGCCGGGGCAGCGGAGCGACCGCGCCGACTGGGCCGGCCGGCCCTGAGGGCAGCGGCGAGACGGCGCTCGCCGGGGTGGGGGCGGTGCTGCGGCTCGACCTCATCGTGCTGCGCCGGCGTGGTCCACTGCTCCTCCTGCCCCTGGCGCTGGCGCTGTTCATCGCCATGGACGTCCTGGCCGGCCGTCTGCAGACGACGGTGATGGCGGGGGTCGCCCTGGGACTGTGCGCCCAGTACGCCCAGGGGGCCGTTGAGTCCGCTCACCACATGGAGCGCCTCTACGGGGCGCTGCCGCTGCGGCGTAGCGAGCTGGTCGGTGCCCGCTGGGTCGAGGGGGTCGCCCTGGCGCTCCTCTCCGGCCTGGTCTGCGTGCTGGTGGCCGCTCTCACCGGTGACTGGGGTGGCCTCATGGCCGGCATGGTCGTCATCTGCCTGTCCGCGGCTCTCGGGCTGCCCCTGTTCCTATGCCTGGCCCCCGAGCGGGCCCTGTGGGTGTGGGGGCTGTGCCTCGGGGCGGGAGCCGGGGCCCTCTACGGCGGCACCCCGCTGCTGGCAGGACCCGTGGCCGAGGTACTGCGCGAGCCGGCACCCGCCGTCCTGGCGGCCCTGGCCTGCCCCGCCCTCCTGGGCGCCTCCCTGGTGGTGGCCCTCCGCTGGTACGGGCGCCAGGACCACTGA